In a single window of the Thermus amyloliquefaciens genome:
- the casA gene encoding type I-E CRISPR-associated protein Cse1/CasA has translation MAKFNLLEEPWIPVREGGRVREVSLWEALVRAPAIERIETPSPLEEAALHRLLLAVLYRALPPVGGFWDALDLLERGEFDSKALEGYLSRFHDRFYLFHEEAPFLQIPDLPTKDPLPWAKLLPEMASGNNPTLFDHTTEANVPLAAYAQAARALLVHQAYAPGGLLKRLGVTSAKDAPLARPAAFLVVGENLFQTLVLNLVPQKDPGVPVWELPPLRTQDVAGHATKWPLQGAARVYAWPSRGVLLLDEGSGVRAIAYGPGVEPLEVGFRDPMVAHRLDAKGQVSPLRLSVEKSFWRDFSAMLPAAGGSFPATLAHALRLAEELGLRRELRVPGQVSDQAKVLDVRREVYPLPQGFLSPVAEELLQKGLELAEEVGRALSGVARRVAQGLLGDKDPEELRRFQDSLPLLRLYWAELDGRFPQFLEKLAGPGAMDFWREEVRRAALRAWEETRAFLGTEGRHLKALAEGERVMGSALAPTWGKEGKTP, from the coding sequence TTGGCCAAGTTCAACCTGCTGGAAGAACCCTGGATTCCCGTGCGTGAGGGCGGACGGGTGCGGGAAGTAAGCCTATGGGAGGCCCTGGTCAGGGCCCCGGCCATAGAGCGCATTGAGACCCCCTCCCCCCTCGAGGAGGCCGCCCTCCACCGCCTCCTCCTGGCGGTGCTCTACCGGGCCCTGCCCCCGGTCGGGGGCTTTTGGGATGCCCTGGACTTGCTGGAGCGGGGAGAGTTTGACTCAAAGGCCCTGGAGGGCTACCTAAGCCGTTTCCACGACCGCTTCTATCTTTTCCACGAAGAGGCTCCCTTCCTGCAAATCCCCGACCTGCCCACCAAAGACCCCCTCCCCTGGGCCAAGCTCTTGCCGGAGATGGCAAGCGGCAACAACCCCACCCTCTTTGACCACACCACGGAAGCGAACGTGCCCTTGGCCGCCTACGCCCAGGCGGCTAGGGCCCTCTTGGTGCACCAGGCTTACGCTCCAGGCGGGCTTCTTAAGCGGCTTGGGGTCACCTCGGCCAAGGACGCCCCCCTGGCCCGGCCCGCCGCCTTCTTGGTGGTGGGGGAGAACCTTTTCCAGACCTTGGTCCTGAACCTGGTGCCCCAGAAGGACCCCGGGGTGCCGGTGTGGGAACTCCCTCCCCTCCGTACCCAGGACGTGGCGGGGCACGCCACCAAGTGGCCCCTTCAGGGCGCTGCCCGGGTCTACGCCTGGCCCAGCCGGGGGGTGCTCCTTTTGGACGAGGGAAGCGGCGTGCGGGCAATAGCCTACGGCCCCGGGGTGGAACCTTTGGAGGTGGGTTTCCGCGACCCCATGGTGGCCCACCGCCTGGATGCCAAGGGCCAGGTGTCGCCCCTGCGCCTTAGCGTGGAGAAGAGCTTCTGGCGCGACTTCTCCGCCATGCTTCCCGCCGCTGGGGGGAGCTTTCCCGCCACCCTGGCCCACGCGCTCCGGCTGGCAGAGGAGCTAGGCCTAAGGCGGGAGCTTCGGGTGCCGGGCCAGGTGTCCGACCAGGCCAAGGTGCTGGATGTGCGCCGGGAGGTCTACCCCCTGCCCCAGGGTTTCCTCTCCCCGGTGGCGGAGGAGCTTTTGCAGAAGGGCCTCGAGCTGGCCGAGGAGGTGGGTAGGGCACTGTCCGGGGTAGCCCGGCGGGTAGCCCAAGGGCTCCTGGGGGACAAGGACCCGGAGGAGCTTCGCCGCTTCCAGGACTCCCTTCCCCTCCTGAGGCTTTATTGGGCGGAACTGGATGGACGTTTCCCCCAGTTCCTGGAAAAGCTCGCCGGGCCGGGGGCCATGGACTTCTGGCGGGAGGAGGTGCGGCGGGCGGCCCTTCGGGCCTGGGAGGAAACCCGCGCCTTTTTGGGCACAGAAGGGAGGCACCTCAAGGCTTTGGCGGAGGGGGAAAGGGTCATGGGCTCCGCCCTGGCCCCCACGTGGGGAAAGGAGGGGAAGACACCATGA